The following are from one region of the Penaeus vannamei isolate JL-2024 chromosome 28, ASM4276789v1, whole genome shotgun sequence genome:
- the LOC113807930 gene encoding salivary peroxidase/catechol oxidase-like: protein MMKVVCVFLAMLLVIALASETTTLRIIEDNISYVKRGKKSNQVTPEEHPGTQQVLGGTTWKSIETPPVLNISKDDNVSRSSIEHGLTQLREKDRIERDMAAKNMSVSHDSPTFIHQTLFKSFSPQSITAARTGFMIDCATEFIMDRLQLNKTDITFDIIVSDQLAQEEFCDQDQVSSSCEAFSKYRSSNGTCNNLANPLWGATFRPFRRVAPPDYGNGVSSLRRSQDGQPLPSARRVSAAVNSIRPNGESFLLSVLHMTYGQFLDHDLTFTPLNKGMYGDAIPCCPDALGDPTLLHPECAAISIPADDPFYSRFNQTCMEFIRSAPAPRCLFGPREQMNEKTAYIDGSQVYGIDDEMMNSLRTMDDGLLIAQMTNEGEELLPANTDLTNECNKAEQASMNQFCFRAGDRRVNEQVLLVLFHTVWARHHNHLASRLKNINPSWNDEELFQEARRIVGAQLQHVTYNEYLPPIFGKKLIKDSKLKPLKNKKRKNFYIPDKSAAISAEFATAAFRFGHSQIAGHMERVDDFGDISSTETSSVFMNPFVVYMKGAVPQLTRGEVRQSAGEVDPFFTPQVAGKLFKGMNMFGLDLMSLNIQRGRDHGIASYTALRASCDLSSIHDFSDLSGIMDEDVIENLEDVYRHVDDIDLFVGGLAEHPVDGGVVGPTFACILLDQFLRLKVGDRYWYETNDKDTRFKKKQVKEIRKTTLAGIMCKVIPELTEIQAEPLKVASLENPVVSCSSFPELDLSHWKE, encoded by the exons ACAACATTTCGTACGTGAAACGAGGGAAGAAATCCAACCAGGTGACGCCAGAGGAGCATCCCGGAACACAGCAAGTACTTGGAGGAACAACTTGGAAGTCGATTGAAACTCCGCCTGTTCTTAACATTTCGAAGGATGACAA TGTTTCTCGATCAAGCATCGAACACGGACTAACTCAACTTCGGGAGAAGGATAGAATAGAAAGGGACATGGCTGCCAAGAACATGAGTGTCTCTCATGACTCGCCTACTTTCATACATCAGACCCTCTTCAAGAGTTTCAGTCCGCAGTCCATCACAGCAGCAAGAACAGGCTTCATGATAGACTGCGCTACTGAATTCATCATGGATCG TTTGCAGCTTAATAAGACCGACATAACTTTCGACATCATCGTCTCGGACCAACTGGCCCAAGAAGAGTTCTGCGATCAGGACCAAGTCTCGTCCTCTTGCGAGGCCTTCAGCAAGTACAGGTCCTCCAACGGCACCTGTAATAACTTGGCCAACCCACTGTGGGGAGCCACTTTCAGGCCCTTCCGCCGCGTTGCTCCGCCTGACTATGGCAACG GAGTGTCGAGCCTCCGCCGTTCCCAGGACGGGCAGCCACTTCCCAGCGCCCGCCGAGTCAGCGCAGCGGTTAACAGCATCCGGCCAAACGGGgaatcttttctcctctctgtccttcaCATGACCTACGGGCAGTTCCTTGACCATGACCTGACCTTCACGCCTTTGAATAAAG GTATGTATGGAGATGCCATTCCATGCTGCCCTGACGCCCTGGGAGACCCCACTTTACTCCACCCTGAGTGCGCCGCCATTTCCATCCCTGCAGACGACCCTTTCTACTCCAGGTTCAACCAGACGTGCATGGAGTTCATCCGCTCGGCTCCCGCGCCACGGTGCCTGTTTG GTCCACGAGAACAAATGAATGAGAAGACGGCATATATCGACGGCTCTCAGGTCTACGGCATCGATGACGAGATGATGAATTCACTGAGAACGATGGACGACGGTCTGCTTATTGCTCAG ATGACGAATGAAGGCGAGGAGCTTCTCCCTGCAAACACGGACTTAACAAACGAGTGCAACAAGGCAGAACAAGCCAGCATGAACCAGTTTTGCTTCCGGGCCG GGGACAGAAGAGTGAATGAGCAAGTTCTCCTCGTTCTGTTCCACACCGTATGGGCTCGTCACCACAACCATCTAGCGTCTCGGCTGAAGAACATCAATCCTTCCTGGAATGATGAAGAGCTGTTCCAGGAGGCCCGCCGAATCGTGGGCGCTCAGCTCCAACATGTTACCTACAACGAGTACCTGCCTCCCATCTTCG GTAAGAAACTCATAAAAGACTCTAAGCTGAAACCCTTGAAGAACAAGAAACGAAAGAACTTTTACATCCCTGATAAGAGCGCTGCCATCAGTGCTGAATTTGCAACTGCTGCCTTCCGTTTTGGACACAGTCAGATTGCT GGTCATATGGAGAGAGTGGATGACTTCGGCGACATTTCCTCAACTGAGACGTCTTCGGTGTTTATGAACCCTTTCGTCGTGTACATGAAAGGCGCCGTTCCACAGCTGACGCGAGGGGAGGTTCGACAGAGCGCGGGAGAGGTTGACCCCTTCTTTACACCGCAA GTGGCCGGCAAACTCTTCAAAGGGATGAACATGTTTGGACTCGATCTGATGTCCCTCAACATACAGCGTGGCCGTGACCATGGCATTGCCTCGTACACGGCACTCAGAGCCTCATGCGACTTGTCTTCCATTCATGACTTTTCTGATCTCTCGGGAATCATGGATGAGGATGTGATTGAAAATCTAGAGGATGTATATCG TCATGTGGATGACATTGACCTGTTCGTCGGTGGTTTGGCTGAGCACCCGGTAGACGGAGGAGTAGTAGGTCCCACCTTCGCTTGTATTCTGCTGGACCAGTTCCTTAGGTTGAAAGTAGGCGACAGATATTGGTACGAGACTAATGACAAGGATACAAGGTTTAAGAAAA AACAAGTCAAAGAAATTCGCAAAACAACCTTAGCGGGGATCATGTGCAAAGTGATTCCAGAACTGACGGAGATTCAAGCAGAGCCTCTGAAAGTGGCATCTCTCGAGAATCCAGTGGTATCTTGCTCTTCTTTCCCGGAATTGGACCTCAGCCACTGGAAGGAATGA
- the LOC113807937 gene encoding salivary peroxidase/catechol oxidase — MTVFCVLFAVLLGSGLGTVIPDDGILEDVSGTILVRRGKRSYDQIVLNASMEEEQVSISYGQMRLREKEVIENELVSQQLTIPAGFPSYVHQNLLKSSHPSFAAAASSGYVTDHATLFLADQLRLEQHEVALKILLSEQLAQDQLCDQDLALSACTLFMSYRSNNGICNNLAKPFWGSILRPFRRVAPPHYGNGVFSFPTTKEGRPFPNARLVSLRVNDIQPNRESSLLSVLHMTYGEFLNHDLTFVPLNIGLDGKAIPCCPETQGSGSGDPIPHPECAQIYIPTGDTFYSRFNKTCLEFVRSAPALRCKFGHETFSTGPREQINEQTAHIDGSQIYSSINIIGNTLRTRTDGLLTTQTIHGEEFLPANLDTSNYCNKEEKADKRQYCFMAGDSRVNKHPLLVLLHTVWMRHHNHIASRLKNINPSWNDEKLFQEARRIVGAQLQHVTYNEYLPPIFGDEISRKFKLKPTKNRTQTHIYGPKLNAAISAEFATAAFRFRHSQIPGHMERADNLGDISFTETSSAYMDPFIMYTKDAMPQLLRGAVRQSATDVDLFFSRQVAGKLYKGHNMVGVDLVTDNIQRGRDHGIASYTALRNACRLSPITSFADLSGIMDDEVIDTFENLYSDVEDIELYVGGLAEHPVEGGIVGPTFACILLDQFLRLKHGDRFWYETEDDNAKFTEGRICQKQHFVFLVSSDAPLTVDYLLPEYLCYASSTSLHYHSIAPRHLWFHRWRNQRSIALYQRWTLISGITNNTSAGEKMAMMESYDAQSFAIFYPSRLRRRDELIIMSHPTQ, encoded by the exons ATGACGGTGTTTTGTGTGCTCTTTGCCGTGTTGCTCGGCAGTGGTCTTGGAACTGTGATCCCCGATGACGGAATACTTGAAG ATGTTTCCGGAACGATTCTTGTTCGTCGCGGGAAAAGGTCCTACGATCAAATTGTTCTCAACGCTTCGATGGAGGAAGAACA AGTAAGTATTAGTTACGGACAAATGCgtctgagagagaaggaggtcaTAGAAAACGAATTGGTGTCGCAGCAATTGACGATCCCTGCCGGATTCCCTAGCTACGTGCATCAGAACCTCCTCAAGAGTTCTCACCCGAGTTTCGCAGCAGCAGCAAGCTCTGGCTATGTGACAGATCACGCCACTCTCTTCCTCGCTGATCA GCTCCGTCTAGAACAACACGAAGTAGCTTTAAAAATCCTGCTATCAGAACAATTGGCCCAGGACCAGCTTTGCGATCAGGACCTAGCTTTGTCGGCCTGCACTCTTTTCATGTCCTACAGGTCCAATAACGGCATCTGTAACAACTTGGCCAAACCCTTTTGGGGAAGTATTTTAAGGCCCTTCCGTCGTGTTGCTCCACCTCACTACGGTAACG GAGTGTTTTCCTTTCCTACAACTAAGGAAGGGCGACCATTTCCCAACGCCCGCCTCGTTAGTTTGAGGGTCAACGATATCCAGCCAAACAGggaatcttctctcctctccgtccttcaCATGACCTACGGGGAATTTCTCAACCATGACCTTACCTTCGTGCCTTTGAATATAG GTCTTGATGGTAAGGCGATTCCTTGTTGTCCTGAGACCCAGGGCAGCGGCAGTGGCGATCCTATCCCCCACCCTGAGTGTGCCCAAATATACATTCCCACAGGGGACACTTTCTACAGTAGATTCAACAAGACGTGCCTGGAGTTTGTCCGCTCGGCACCCGCCTTACGTTGCAAGTTTG GACATGAGACCTTTTCAACAGGTCCACGAGAACAGATAAATGAGCAGACAGCACACATCGACGGTTCTCAGATCTACAGCAGTATAAATATAATAGGGAATACCCTGAGAACGAGGACGGATGGTCTGCTTACCACTCAG ACGATTCATGGTGAAGAATTTCTCCCAGCGAACCTAGATACGTCAAATTAttgcaataaagaagaaaaagctgaTAAGAGACAGTATTGTTTCATGGCTG GGGACTCGAGAGTGAACAAACATCCTCTGCTTGTTCTGCTCCACACCGTGTGGATGCGTCACCACAACCACATAGCGTCTCGTCTGAAGAACATCAATCCTTCCTGGAATGATGAAAAGCTGTTCCAGGAGGCCCGCCGAATCGTGGGTGCTCAGCTCCAACATGTCACCTACAACGAGTACCTGCCGCCCATCTTCG GTGATGAAATTAGTAGAAAATTCAAGCTAAAACCTACGAAGAATAGgacgcaaacacacatttacgGCCCAAAGTTAAATGCTGCTATTAGTGCTGAATTTGCAACTGCTGCTTTCCGGTTTAGACACAGTCAGATTCCC GGTCACATGGAGAGAGCAGATAACTTAGGCGACATTTCCTTTACCGAGACGTCTTCGGCGTACATGGACCCGTTTATCATGTATACGAAGGATGCAATGCCGCAGCTGTTGCGAGGGGCAGTTCGACAGAGCGCGACTGACGTTGACCTCTTCTTTAGCCGGCAA GTGGCGGGCAAGCTCTACAAAGGGCACAACATGGTTGGAGTCGATTTGGTAACCGACAACATACAGCGGGGGCGTGACCATGGCATTGCCTCATACACGGCACTCAGAAACGCATGCCGCTTGTCTCCCATCACTAGCTTTGCTGATCTCTCGGGAATAATGGATGATGAAGTGATCGATACTTTTGAGAATCTATATAG TGATGTGGAAGACATTGAACTGTATGTCGGTGGCTTGGCTGAACACCCGGTAGAAGGAGGAATAGTAGGTCCCACCTTCGCTTGCATTCTGCTGGACCAGTTCCTGAGGCTAAAGCACGGCGATAGATTCTGGTACGAGACTGAAGACGACAACGCAAAGTTCACGGAGG GGCGAATTTGCCAGAAACAACATTTTGTGTTTCTAGTCTCCTCAGATGCGCCATTAACAGTTGATTACCTACTCCCTGAATATCTTTGTTATGCGTCATCGACCAGTCTGCACTATCATTCGATTGCGCCGCGCCATTTATGGTTCCATCGTTGGCGCAACCAGCGATCGATCGCGCTGTACCAACGATGGACGCTGATTAGTGGAATTACCAAT AATACATCAGCTGGTGAAAAAATGGCAATGATGGAATCCTATGATGCACAGAGCTTT GCCATCTTCTATCCCTCCCGACTAAGACGACGTGACGAACTCATCATCATGTCACATCCTACTCAGTAA